From a region of the Thermosipho melanesiensis BI429 genome:
- the fabK gene encoding enoyl-[acyl-carrier-protein] reductase FabK — protein MNRVCELLNIKYPILMGGMSWAGTAKLAAAVSNAGGLGIIGAGPMRAQDLRKEIEKIRSLTDKPFGVNIILVSPFTDELVNVVLEENVPVVTFGAGNPTKYIKDLKEKGIKVIPVVASDSLARMVERSGADAVIAEGMESGGHIGEVTTFVLVNAVSKKVKIPVIAAGGISDGKGMAAAFALGAEGIQMGTRFIASKEAQVHENFKKLILKSGIRDTVITGASLGHSARVIKTKFSKLVKNLEVSSPVEAENILVGSLRKAVVYGNVDEGSFMAGQSVGLIDEIKTVKEIIDEVMEEFKKVVSNLKEGF, from the coding sequence ATGAATAGAGTGTGTGAGCTTTTAAATATAAAGTATCCTATTTTAATGGGGGGGATGTCATGGGCTGGAACTGCAAAACTAGCGGCTGCAGTTTCAAATGCAGGAGGATTGGGTATAATAGGTGCAGGACCTATGAGAGCGCAAGATTTAAGAAAAGAGATAGAGAAAATAAGGTCATTAACTGATAAACCTTTTGGTGTAAATATAATTTTAGTTTCGCCATTTACAGATGAATTGGTAAACGTTGTTTTAGAGGAAAATGTGCCAGTAGTGACGTTTGGAGCGGGAAATCCAACAAAATATATTAAAGATTTGAAAGAAAAGGGAATAAAAGTAATACCTGTAGTTGCATCTGATAGTTTGGCAAGAATGGTGGAAAGAAGTGGTGCTGATGCAGTAATAGCAGAGGGAATGGAATCAGGTGGGCATATTGGAGAGGTTACCACATTTGTCTTGGTAAATGCTGTTTCAAAAAAGGTAAAAATTCCTGTAATTGCAGCTGGTGGAATATCTGATGGAAAAGGTATGGCAGCAGCTTTTGCCTTAGGTGCGGAAGGGATACAAATGGGTACTAGATTTATCGCTTCAAAAGAAGCCCAAGTACATGAAAATTTTAAAAAACTTATACTGAAGTCTGGAATAAGGGATACAGTAATTACCGGTGCATCCTTAGGCCATTCCGCACGTGTGATAAAAACAAAGTTTTCAAAATTAGTGAAAAATTTAGAAGTTTCAAGTCCGGTGGAAGCTGAAAATATCCTTGTAGGAAGTTTAAGAAAGGCAGTGGTATATGGAAATGTCGATGAAGGTTCTTTTATGGCAGGCCAGTCAGTTGGATTGATAGATGAGATAAAAACAGTTAAAGAGATAATTGATGAAGTCATGGAAGAATTTAAAAAGGTTGTTTCTAATTTAAAGGAGGGTTTTTAA
- a CDS encoding methyl-accepting chemotaxis protein: MKFKSLSQLLLWLVLGFVILVSGVFLISSYYNFYNELKNEKIKEVKTVVESAYRVVEQIYKLEKSKQITHEEAIDLVKKYVGAMKFNGGNYVFIFDNEYIGIVHPTLEGKKSDGVKDPNGKYILIDLVDGARKNGEFIYEYVWKKPSVGKEVGKVSFAKWFEPYKFMIGAGVYVDDISEVVNKYVFENLLIVLATLVIIFVLILFIGKKIKRDVRNLENVIKKVSNGDLTEKVEINRKDEIGSIANYLNKMIDGLRNIINKIEENSGTLNKSTINLKNISSEEKESIEKFSKTFGKIVSDSQNISASLEEINSSIEEVAASAQAVSKASMELSERSNEISESVKVGTDSVNKVYEIIEKGYSEILQTADMVNELSVSAGNIKDILETINQISEQTNLLALNAAIEAARAGEAGKGFAVVADEIRKLAEESKNATENIADILEKIREEADKVNENTRKTVESIKEASEFSKEVKEKLEKIEEEIFGITNMINNTAASAQEQSAAAEEMSSAVDNTTRTLIEQVHEIESSKEMLDVLENGVNEINEMSKDLESITNNLIETVRRFKV; this comes from the coding sequence ATGAAGTTTAAAAGTTTATCGCAACTTTTGTTATGGTTGGTTTTAGGATTTGTTATTCTAGTATCAGGTGTTTTCTTAATCTCTAGCTATTATAACTTTTATAATGAATTGAAAAATGAGAAAATAAAGGAGGTAAAAACTGTAGTAGAAAGTGCATATAGAGTAGTTGAACAGATCTACAAATTGGAAAAAAGCAAACAAATAACTCATGAAGAAGCGATTGATTTGGTGAAAAAATATGTTGGTGCTATGAAATTTAATGGTGGTAATTATGTTTTTATTTTTGACAATGAATATATAGGTATAGTTCATCCGACTTTAGAAGGAAAAAAGTCTGATGGGGTAAAAGATCCAAATGGTAAATACATTTTAATTGATTTAGTTGATGGTGCAAGAAAAAACGGTGAATTTATTTATGAATATGTTTGGAAAAAACCTTCTGTGGGCAAAGAGGTTGGTAAGGTTTCATTTGCTAAGTGGTTTGAACCGTACAAATTTATGATAGGTGCGGGAGTTTACGTTGATGATATAAGTGAAGTTGTAAATAAATACGTTTTCGAAAATTTGTTGATAGTTTTGGCTACTTTGGTGATTATATTTGTTTTGATTTTATTCATTGGAAAGAAGATAAAAAGAGATGTGAGGAATCTTGAGAACGTTATCAAGAAAGTTTCTAATGGTGATTTAACCGAAAAGGTGGAAATCAATAGAAAAGATGAAATTGGAAGTATTGCCAATTATCTAAATAAGATGATTGATGGGTTGAGGAATATTATAAATAAAATTGAGGAAAATTCTGGCACGTTGAATAAATCTACAATTAATTTAAAAAATATTTCAAGTGAAGAAAAAGAATCAATTGAGAAATTTTCTAAAACTTTTGGAAAAATAGTTTCAGATTCGCAAAATATATCTGCATCATTAGAGGAAATAAATTCAAGTATAGAAGAAGTAGCTGCAAGTGCGCAGGCTGTTTCAAAAGCATCTATGGAACTTTCTGAGCGTTCAAATGAAATTTCTGAGAGTGTTAAAGTAGGAACAGATTCAGTTAATAAAGTGTATGAGATAATAGAGAAGGGATATAGCGAAATATTGCAGACTGCTGATATGGTTAATGAACTTTCTGTTTCGGCTGGTAATATAAAAGATATTTTGGAAACAATTAATCAAATATCAGAGCAAACTAATTTACTTGCACTAAATGCAGCAATTGAGGCTGCAAGGGCCGGTGAAGCCGGTAAAGGGTTTGCAGTTGTTGCGGATGAAATTAGAAAACTTGCAGAAGAAAGTAAAAATGCAACGGAAAATATTGCAGATATATTAGAAAAAATTAGAGAAGAAGCAGATAAAGTAAATGAAAACACGAGAAAAACTGTTGAAAGTATAAAAGAAGCTTCTGAATTTTCCAAGGAAGTTAAAGAGAAACTAGAAAAAATAGAAGAAGAGATTTTTGGGATAACTAATATGATAAACAATACTGCAGCGTCTGCTCAAGAACAGAGTGCGGCAGCGGAAGAAATGTCTAGTGCTGTTGATAATACAACAAGAACGTTGATTGAGCAGGTTCATGAAATAGAATCAAGCAAAGAAATGTTGGATGTTTTAGAAAATGGAGTTAACGAGATAAATGAAATGAGCAAAGATTTGGAAAGCATAACCAATAATTTAATTGAAACTGTAAGAAGATTTAAGGTTTAA
- the nadC gene encoding carboxylating nicotinate-nucleotide diphosphorylase — translation MVKKILEWIEKDEGLMDFASYPLRGKKVSANIILKQDAILSGLSFVKEIFEHYNIKFKTDYVDGMIVKSGNILFKLFGDAYNILVIERTVLNLLSLMSGIATKVRKFVDIAREYGITIAATRKVIPLIGDFEKIAVLEGGGNTHRLNLSDTVMIKDNHKKIYGSIKNAVNEVLKIKPFTSKIEVEVENFEELKETLFLDVDIIMLDNFSSMDVRKAIEVIKNRKKNVIIEVSGGISELNLKEYLIRGVDVISIGKLTSELKYVDISLEII, via the coding sequence ATGGTAAAGAAAATATTGGAATGGATTGAAAAAGATGAAGGATTAATGGATTTTGCTTCATATCCTTTGCGTGGGAAAAAGGTAAGTGCAAATATTATTTTAAAGCAAGATGCTATACTTTCTGGTTTAAGTTTTGTTAAGGAAATTTTTGAACATTATAATATAAAATTTAAAACAGATTATGTGGATGGTATGATTGTAAAAAGTGGAAATATTTTGTTTAAACTTTTTGGAGATGCTTACAACATTTTGGTAATAGAAAGAACCGTGTTGAATCTTTTATCATTGATGAGTGGAATTGCTACAAAAGTTAGAAAATTTGTTGATATTGCAAGAGAATACGGAATTACAATTGCTGCAACAAGAAAAGTAATTCCATTAATAGGTGATTTTGAAAAGATTGCAGTGTTAGAAGGAGGGGGAAATACACATAGATTAAATCTCTCTGATACCGTTATGATAAAGGATAATCATAAGAAGATTTATGGTTCAATAAAAAATGCAGTAAATGAAGTTTTGAAGATAAAACCATTTACTTCAAAAATTGAAGTAGAAGTTGAAAATTTTGAAGAATTAAAAGAAACATTATTTCTTGATGTAGATATTATAATGTTAGATAATTTTTCATCTATGGATGTAAGAAAAGCAATAGAGGTTATTAAAAACAGGAAGAAAAATGTAATTATAGAAGTTTCTGGGGGGATTTCTGAATTGAATTTAAAGGAATATTTAATAAGAGGTGTGGATGTGATTTCGATTGGGAAATTAACAAGTGAGTTAAAGTATGTAGATATTTCATTGGAGATAATATGA
- the aglB gene encoding cyclomaltodextrinase, translating to MRFPIPSWVYDTVIYQIFPDRFFIGKGLTVEEKKQLYEKRGGRVEKWGVPPKRDEKNDHVRVFYGGDLWGIAEKIEYLRDLGVNAIYLTPIFLSNSNHKYDTIDYFKVDPQFGGIRALKRLINSLHAENMKLILDGVFNHVGRENVYFKKALKGKNKYRNMFIFYENNYRGWWGTKSLPELVLEEVSVKNYVIDVLIKYLELGIDGWRLDCGQDLGPEFNRYITSKVKEYSSEKYVISELWTYTGGWDMVDGIMNYHLRENIVSYIEGTNKNFGFYLERMYNETDNILACWNMLDSHDTERLATTINDKFLRKFAIFMQFTYPGVPVIYYGTEVGINGGPDPECRKTMIWNEEKWDNDLRDFYKKLIYLRKNEPALRYGSFELLNNDPIVFMRRTPMVLDTLIVYGNIYDEPLDITISIPEKRLLSGTEFIDMFTEDRYFIKGGMLKIKMLPHSFGILKVKNNIVNNYDQYKRIS from the coding sequence ATGAGGTTTCCCATCCCATCTTGGGTTTATGATACAGTTATATACCAAATCTTTCCCGATAGGTTCTTTATAGGAAAAGGTTTAACGGTAGAAGAAAAAAAGCAGTTGTATGAAAAAAGAGGTGGAAGAGTAGAAAAATGGGGAGTTCCACCAAAAAGAGATGAAAAAAACGATCATGTAAGGGTATTTTATGGAGGAGATTTGTGGGGAATAGCGGAAAAAATAGAATATTTAAGAGATTTAGGTGTTAATGCGATTTATCTAACACCTATATTTTTATCAAATTCAAATCATAAATACGATACTATTGATTATTTTAAGGTTGATCCGCAATTTGGTGGCATACGTGCTTTAAAAAGATTAATAAATTCTCTGCATGCGGAAAATATGAAGTTGATTTTGGATGGTGTGTTCAATCATGTTGGAAGAGAAAATGTTTATTTTAAAAAGGCTTTAAAGGGAAAAAATAAATATAGAAATATGTTTATTTTTTATGAAAACAACTACAGAGGTTGGTGGGGAACAAAGAGCCTTCCTGAGTTAGTTTTAGAAGAAGTATCGGTGAAAAATTACGTAATAGATGTTTTAATAAAGTATTTAGAGTTGGGAATTGATGGTTGGAGGTTAGATTGTGGCCAAGATTTGGGGCCAGAGTTTAATAGATACATTACATCAAAGGTAAAAGAATATTCTTCAGAAAAATATGTGATAAGTGAGTTGTGGACATATACTGGCGGTTGGGATATGGTTGATGGTATTATGAATTATCATCTAAGAGAAAATATAGTTTCATATATTGAAGGTACTAATAAAAACTTTGGGTTTTATCTTGAACGTATGTATAATGAGACGGACAATATATTGGCTTGCTGGAATATGCTAGATAGTCATGATACGGAAAGACTTGCAACAACTATAAATGACAAATTTTTGAGAAAATTCGCCATTTTTATGCAGTTTACTTATCCAGGTGTACCTGTAATTTATTATGGTACTGAAGTAGGTATAAATGGTGGGCCTGATCCAGAATGTCGTAAGACAATGATATGGAATGAAGAAAAATGGGATAATGATTTAAGGGATTTTTACAAAAAACTTATTTATTTAAGAAAAAATGAGCCTGCTTTAAGATATGGTTCTTTTGAATTGTTAAATAATGATCCTATAGTATTTATGAGAAGGACTCCAATGGTTTTGGATACTTTGATAGTATATGGAAATATTTATGATGAACCTTTAGATATTACAATATCTATTCCAGAAAAAAGATTGTTAAGTGGAACGGAGTTTATTGATATGTTTACAGAAGATAGGTATTTTATAAAAGGTGGAATGTTAAAAATAAAGATGTTACCACATTCTTTTGGAATACTTAAGGTGAAAAACAACATAGTAAACAACTATGATCAGTATAAAAGGATAAGTTAG
- the fabF gene encoding beta-ketoacyl-ACP synthase II, translating to MRRVVITGMGTINPLGKNVKEFSESLKNNVIGIDRITNFDPSDLPVQIAGEIKGFKPEEFIDRKLSKRIDRYSQFALVAAKEAIENAKIDFRGIEDRVSVIIASGMGGFLTLDAQNEVFKEKGASRVSPFMIPMLLSNMASGVVSMFFGLRGPNFSVVSACASSVHAIALGALLIRHRYTDVAIIGGAEATIAPLPIAGFAAMKALSTRNEEPKRASRPFDRDRDGFVMAEGAGVLVLEAEEFAKDRKADIIAEVKGFGMNDDAYHFSAPHPEAEGSKSVMRIALKDAGLLPEDIDLVSCHATSTPVGDELEAKAILEVFGERDVLVNSTKALTGHLLGAAGVVETIAALIEMQEGFVHGMPNLDNPDEIPSKLNLVEESRNIEVNNFIKNSFGFGGHNACVVVGRY from the coding sequence GTGAGAAGAGTGGTTATTACAGGTATGGGAACAATTAATCCACTTGGGAAGAACGTAAAAGAGTTTTCTGAAAGTTTAAAAAATAACGTTATAGGTATAGATAGAATAACAAATTTTGATCCAAGTGATTTACCTGTACAGATTGCTGGAGAAATAAAAGGTTTTAAACCTGAAGAATTTATCGATAGAAAGTTATCAAAAAGGATTGATAGGTATTCTCAATTTGCGCTTGTTGCGGCTAAAGAAGCTATTGAAAATGCCAAAATAGATTTTAGAGGGATTGAAGATAGAGTTTCTGTAATTATTGCAAGTGGTATGGGAGGATTTTTGACCTTAGATGCACAAAATGAAGTTTTTAAAGAGAAAGGAGCAAGTAGGGTAAGTCCATTTATGATACCGATGTTGCTTTCGAATATGGCAAGTGGTGTAGTCTCTATGTTTTTTGGTTTGAGAGGGCCAAATTTTTCAGTTGTAAGTGCTTGTGCAAGTTCTGTCCATGCTATAGCACTTGGTGCGTTGTTGATTAGACACAGGTATACAGATGTTGCAATAATTGGCGGAGCAGAAGCGACAATTGCGCCTCTTCCTATTGCAGGGTTTGCTGCAATGAAAGCGTTATCTACTAGAAATGAGGAGCCAAAAAGAGCCTCAAGGCCATTTGATAGGGACAGAGATGGTTTTGTAATGGCAGAAGGAGCAGGCGTTTTAGTTTTAGAGGCAGAGGAGTTTGCAAAGGATAGGAAAGCTGATATTATTGCAGAAGTTAAAGGATTTGGAATGAATGACGATGCTTATCATTTTAGTGCACCACATCCAGAAGCAGAAGGTTCAAAATCTGTGATGAGGATTGCGTTAAAGGATGCAGGATTATTACCTGAAGATATAGATTTAGTAAGTTGTCATGCAACTAGTACACCAGTTGGCGATGAATTAGAGGCAAAAGCAATACTTGAAGTATTTGGGGAAAGAGATGTGTTAGTTAATTCAACAAAGGCGTTAACGGGGCATCTTTTGGGAGCAGCAGGAGTTGTAGAAACAATAGCAGCGTTAATTGAAATGCAGGAAGGTTTTGTACATGGAATGCCAAATTTAGACAATCCAGATGAAATTCCTTCAAAACTAAACCTTGTAGAGGAAAGCAGAAACATCGAAGTAAATAATTTTATTAAGAATTCATTTGGTTTTGGTGGACACAATGCATGTGTGGTAGTGGGGAGGTATTAA
- the guaB gene encoding IMP dehydrogenase, which translates to MKEALTFDDVLLVPGYSEILPGEVDVKTRLTKQITLNIPLVSAAMDTVTESELAKAIAREGGIGIIHKNLSIEEQAHQVKIVKRTENGIIDDPVTVFPDVSVEEAEKIMAEYKIGGLPVVDEQKRLLGLVTNRDIRFERNLKRPVKELMTPVEDLIVANEGISLEEARDILHENKIEKLPLVKSDGTLSGLITIKDIRSVVEHPNASRDKKGRLLVGAAVGTSEDTLDRVENLVKAGVDVIVVDTAHGHSKKVIETVKMIKEHFPNIPVIAGNIATSEATEALIKVGADAVKVGIGPGSICTTRIVAGIGVPQLTAIFDCVEVAKKYDIPIIADGGIRFSGDIVKALAAGAETVMLGSIFAGTEEAPGETILYQGRKYKSYRGMGSLGAMSRGSADRYFQSNNQKFIPEGVEGMVPYKGSVKDVVYQLIGGLRSGMGYVGAENIKELQRKAKFIRITAASVKESHPHDIIVTKEPPNYWSKNF; encoded by the coding sequence ATGAAGGAGGCATTGACATTTGATGATGTGCTTTTAGTTCCGGGTTATAGCGAAATTTTACCAGGTGAAGTTGATGTGAAAACTAGATTAACAAAACAAATTACTTTGAATATTCCGTTGGTAAGTGCGGCTATGGATACAGTTACGGAATCTGAACTTGCAAAGGCAATTGCAAGGGAAGGTGGTATTGGAATCATACATAAAAATTTATCAATAGAAGAACAAGCACATCAGGTAAAAATTGTAAAAAGAACGGAAAATGGGATAATAGATGACCCGGTAACGGTTTTTCCAGATGTAAGTGTTGAAGAAGCGGAGAAAATCATGGCCGAATACAAGATTGGCGGTTTACCAGTGGTTGATGAACAAAAAAGACTTCTTGGCTTGGTTACAAATAGAGATATAAGGTTTGAAAGGAACCTTAAAAGGCCGGTAAAAGAATTGATGACTCCTGTGGAGGATTTAATAGTTGCAAATGAAGGAATTTCATTAGAAGAAGCTAGGGATATTTTACATGAAAACAAGATAGAAAAATTACCACTTGTTAAAAGCGATGGAACGTTGTCAGGTTTGATTACAATCAAGGATATTAGAAGTGTTGTAGAACATCCAAATGCATCTAGGGACAAAAAAGGAAGACTTTTAGTAGGTGCGGCAGTCGGAACAAGTGAAGATACTTTAGATAGAGTTGAGAACTTGGTAAAAGCTGGGGTAGATGTAATAGTAGTAGATACTGCACATGGTCATTCTAAAAAGGTAATTGAAACTGTAAAAATGATAAAAGAACATTTTCCTAATATACCGGTAATTGCCGGAAATATTGCAACATCAGAAGCAACAGAAGCGTTGATAAAGGTAGGAGCAGATGCGGTAAAAGTTGGAATTGGCCCTGGATCAATTTGTACTACAAGAATTGTTGCAGGAATTGGTGTGCCGCAGTTAACGGCTATTTTTGACTGTGTGGAAGTGGCTAAAAAGTACGATATTCCAATAATTGCGGATGGTGGAATAAGGTTTTCAGGAGATATAGTAAAAGCATTAGCAGCTGGTGCGGAAACTGTAATGCTTGGGAGTATTTTTGCGGGTACTGAAGAAGCACCTGGTGAAACTATATTATATCAAGGTAGGAAATATAAATCATATAGAGGAATGGGATCATTAGGCGCCATGAGTAGAGGAAGTGCAGATAGATATTTTCAGAGTAATAACCAGAAATTTATACCAGAAGGTGTAGAAGGTATGGTACCTTACAAAGGAAGTGTAAAGGACGTTGTATATCAATTAATTGGTGGTCTTCGTTCGGGAATGGGGTATGTTGGAGCAGAAAATATAAAGGAATTACAGAGAAAAGCAAAATTTATTAGAATTACCGCAGCTTCGGTAAAGGAAAGTCATCCGCACGATATAATTGTTACAAAAGAACCACCAAATTACTGGTCAAAGAATTTTTAA
- the nadA gene encoding quinolinate synthase NadA → MVDLKEKIKRIAKEKGYVILAHNYQNKDIQDIADYLGDSLQLAKIATKIESDKILFLGVDFMAEAIKILNSNKKVIVPIKAATCPMANSLEPEMIIEAKEKYKAPFVIYVNSTASSKMYADYACTSANAVEIVKKIKSEIVLFGPDKNLAEFVAEKTGKKVIPIPGDTGYCYVHNYIRKEEVLSLKEKYPNAKVISHPEVSSEIQAISDYVGSTSQMEKFPNIDEGLEYIIVTEKDMVEKLKKIYPDRTFIPISSAVCNNMKKNTLKNILSALENEQFEVLVDEEIAKKAIVPIENMFKLMEE, encoded by the coding sequence ATGGTTGATTTAAAGGAAAAGATTAAAAGAATTGCGAAAGAAAAAGGGTATGTAATTCTTGCACATAATTATCAAAATAAAGATATTCAGGATATTGCGGATTATCTGGGAGATTCGTTGCAACTTGCAAAGATTGCTACAAAGATAGAAAGTGATAAAATACTGTTCTTAGGTGTGGATTTTATGGCAGAGGCAATAAAAATTTTGAATTCAAACAAAAAAGTAATTGTTCCAATTAAGGCAGCTACCTGTCCCATGGCAAATTCACTTGAACCTGAAATGATAATAGAAGCTAAGGAAAAATATAAAGCTCCTTTTGTTATATATGTAAATAGTACTGCAAGTTCTAAGATGTATGCAGATTATGCGTGCACATCTGCTAATGCTGTTGAAATAGTAAAAAAGATAAAAAGTGAAATAGTTTTGTTTGGACCGGATAAGAATTTGGCGGAGTTTGTTGCTGAAAAAACAGGAAAGAAAGTTATACCTATTCCAGGAGATACGGGATATTGTTATGTTCATAATTACATAAGAAAAGAAGAGGTTTTATCTTTAAAAGAAAAGTATCCTAATGCAAAAGTTATATCACATCCAGAGGTTTCTAGTGAAATACAAGCAATTTCAGATTATGTTGGAAGTACCTCTCAGATGGAAAAATTTCCTAATATAGATGAAGGATTAGAGTATATAATAGTGACGGAGAAAGATATGGTTGAAAAGTTGAAAAAGATCTACCCTGATAGAACGTTTATTCCAATTTCAAGTGCAGTGTGTAATAATATGAAGAAGAATACTCTAAAAAATATTTTAAGTGCATTGGAAAATGAACAGTTTGAAGTTTTGGTTGATGAGGAGATTGCAAAAAAAGCTATAGTACCAATTGAAAATATGTTTAAATTAATGGAGGAATAA
- the nadX gene encoding aspartate dehydrogenase produces MKPLFLGFGNAAKIILEELEDLISDFYYYDEKKITNGSGTMLEEFYIPDDSDMVIECASVGAVRKYYREILSSNKDFYILSTGAFADEDFRRDFNNILEKSQSNVFLPSGAIGGVDVIYAIKKYIDKVFLRTYKPPISFGRNDKEKTLIFSGNAIEAIKRFPRNTNVSVTLSFAVGSFEKVFVEIYSDPNVKRNIHKIEINSSVGNYIFSFDNIQSPNPRTSMLAPLSLASLIRKRFEKVKIGG; encoded by the coding sequence ATGAAACCTTTGTTTTTAGGATTTGGAAATGCTGCAAAGATAATTTTAGAAGAACTAGAAGATTTGATAAGTGATTTTTATTACTATGATGAGAAAAAAATCACAAATGGTTCTGGAACTATGCTTGAAGAATTTTATATTCCAGATGATAGTGATATGGTTATTGAGTGTGCCTCTGTTGGAGCAGTAAGAAAATATTACAGAGAAATTTTAAGTTCCAATAAAGATTTTTATATTTTAAGTACGGGTGCATTTGCAGATGAAGATTTTAGAAGAGATTTTAATAATATTTTAGAAAAATCACAGTCAAATGTTTTTCTTCCTTCTGGTGCAATTGGTGGTGTTGATGTAATTTACGCAATTAAAAAATATATTGATAAGGTATTTTTGAGAACATATAAACCACCAATTTCTTTTGGAAGGAACGACAAAGAAAAAACATTGATTTTTAGCGGGAATGCCATTGAAGCAATTAAGAGATTTCCAAGGAATACCAATGTTTCTGTTACATTATCATTTGCTGTTGGAAGTTTTGAAAAAGTTTTTGTGGAAATATATTCTGATCCAAATGTAAAAAGAAACATTCATAAGATTGAAATAAATTCAAGTGTGGGGAATTATATTTTTTCATTTGATAATATTCAGTCACCAAATCCAAGAACAAGCATGTTAGCACCTTTATCATTGGCATCTTTGATAAGAAAAAGATTTGAAAAAGTTAAAATAGGAGGATGA
- a CDS encoding class I SAM-dependent methyltransferase, giving the protein MKAYEYYNKIANIYDQMYEDKRWIALRKAVKFYIRNTLQGIRGKVLDIGTGTGYWIEFFLKEGFQVFALEPSENILNVAREKYKDKVVYFCSTIEEFEFNEKFEVLNLQGDVLSYVDDLDIVMNKLKKMIKPGGYLFATVDSYYYMKHLVKRYGSLEEYKIFEKTHVTTVGSQYGVFKSHCFTIEDIYSLERYGFKVLEIRGCGNSDDFETEVKNSNFVENSEHIYFSMLKL; this is encoded by the coding sequence TTGAAAGCGTATGAGTATTATAATAAAATAGCTAATATTTATGACCAAATGTACGAAGATAAAAGATGGATTGCTTTAAGAAAGGCAGTGAAATTTTATATAAGAAATACCTTGCAGGGAATAAGAGGAAAAGTTTTGGATATTGGCACTGGTACTGGTTATTGGATAGAATTTTTTCTTAAAGAGGGGTTTCAAGTTTTTGCATTGGAACCTTCAGAGAATATCCTTAATGTTGCTAGAGAAAAGTATAAGGATAAAGTGGTTTATTTTTGTAGTACAATTGAAGAGTTTGAGTTTAATGAAAAATTTGAAGTTTTAAATCTACAAGGTGACGTGTTGAGTTATGTGGATGATCTGGATATTGTAATGAATAAGTTAAAAAAAATGATAAAACCTGGTGGTTATTTATTTGCAACTGTTGATAGCTATTACTATATGAAACATTTAGTAAAAAGATATGGAAGTTTAGAAGAATACAAAATTTTTGAAAAGACCCATGTTACAACTGTAGGTTCGCAGTATGGAGTATTTAAATCGCATTGTTTTACAATTGAAGATATTTACTCACTGGAAAGATATGGATTTAAGGTTTTAGAAATAAGGGGTTGTGGAAATTCAGATGATTTTGAAACGGAAGTTAAAAATTCCAATTTTGTAGAAAATTCAGAGCATATTTATTTTTCAATGCTAAAATTGTAA
- the fabZ gene encoding 3-hydroxyacyl-ACP dehydratase FabZ, which translates to MNKNEIMKILPHRDPILLVDRVILKEENKIIAEKDITTDLKVLKGHFPNYPIYPGVYIIEGMAQAAGIMLLKENETPLFLGIDNARFKKEVRPDCVLRYEVFVKEVKASVVFVEGKAYVDNQLVAKATLMLGKKG; encoded by the coding sequence ATGAATAAAAATGAAATAATGAAAATACTTCCTCATAGAGATCCTATATTATTAGTGGATAGAGTTATTTTAAAAGAGGAAAACAAAATAATTGCAGAAAAGGATATAACCACTGATTTGAAAGTTTTGAAAGGGCATTTTCCAAATTATCCGATTTATCCCGGAGTATATATAATTGAAGGTATGGCACAAGCTGCAGGGATTATGCTTTTAAAAGAAAATGAAACACCTTTATTTTTAGGTATTGATAATGCTAGATTTAAAAAAGAAGTAAGACCAGATTGCGTGTTAAGGTATGAAGTTTTTGTAAAAGAAGTAAAAGCAAGTGTTGTATTTGTTGAAGGAAAAGCGTATGTGGATAATCAATTAGTTGCAAAAGCCACGTTAATGTTAGGAAAAAAGGGGTGA